A genomic window from Populus nigra chromosome 7, ddPopNigr1.1, whole genome shotgun sequence includes:
- the LOC133698288 gene encoding phenolic glucoside malonyltransferase 1-like, giving the protein MTSAHQVKILDVHHVTPFFTPPEFATELSLPLTFFDIMWLKLQPVGYIFFYKLTESTPAFFNSVILPKLKHSLSHTLIHFLPLAGNITWPPQATTPIILYTPNDAIQLTVAESNADFDHLSGNDIREAMKSHLYLPELPVTDAKATAMTMQITLFPNQGFCVGMSSHHSILDGTSYSMFIKAWSYISTLGDKEKQQYPTLLQELTPVLDRTGIQDPAGFEKRFLNAWLGVKVPGQDPNCSRSLKLLPVITPQSSLVRAVVEVSREQINKLRERVRTQIGKIHKEDPNETKLVHMSSFVLLYAYVVICIVKSKGLEKNRKVVFGFLADCRARLDPPIHDKYFGNCLYSFAVDTEAEALVEENGFAWAVERLSDTIRNLEKGVLDGVKEALATYNKTARPGAALLLGVAGSTHYDVYGTDLGWGRPEKVEITSIDQNAAISMTKCKHGSGVEFALVLEKHEMEKFMSLFVDGVL; this is encoded by the coding sequence ATGACTTCTGCCCACCAAGTAAAGATACTGGACGTCCACCATGTCACCCCATTCTTTACGCCACCCGAGTTTGCGACGGAGTTATCACTCCCACTCACCTTCTTTGATATTATGTGGTTGAAACTCCAACCGGTTGGATACATATTCTTTTATAAACTCACCGAGTCAACACCAGCTTTCTTCAATTCAGTAATCCTTCCCAAACTCAAACATTCTCTCTCGCATACCCTCATTCACTTCCTCCCTCTTGCTGGCAACATCACTTGGCCTCCACAAGCCACCACACCCATAATTCTATACACTCCAAATGATGCTATTCAACTCACGGTTGCTGAGTCTAATGCTGATTTTGATCATCTCTCAGGCAATGACATCCGTGAAGCTATGAAGTCACATCTTTATCTACCTGAGTTGCCTGTCACGGACGCAAAAGCTACAGCTATGACTATGCAAATAACATTGTTTCCCAATCAAGGCTTTTGCGTTGGAATGTCTTCACACCATTCTATCCTTGATGGCACAAGCTACTCCATGTTTATCAAAGCATGGTCCTACATAAGCACACTTGGTGATAAAGAGAAGCAGCAATATCCAACTTTGTTGCAAGAATTAACGCCGGTTCTTGATCGAACAGGTATTCAAGATCCTGCAGGGTTTGAAAAGAGGTTCTTGAACGCCTGGTTAGGAGTAAAAGTTCCTGGTCAGGATCCTAATTGCTCTAGAAGTTTGAAGCTTTTGCCAGTTATAACACCTCAGTCTAGCTTAGTACGAGCAGTGGTCGAGGTATCTCGtgaacaaataaacaaacttaGGGAAAGGGTTCGCACGCAAATCGGAAAGATCCACAAAGAAGATCCAAATGAAACAAAGCTCGTCCACATGTCCAGTTTTGTTCTCCTCTACGCATATGTGGTGATTTGTATAGTTAAGTCAAAGGGGTTAGAGAAAAATAGAAAGGTTGTTTTTGGGTTCCTTGCAGACTGTAGAGCTCGTTTAGACCCTCCAATACATGACAAATATTTTGGTAACTGTCTTTATTCCTTCGCTGTAGATACAGAAGCAGAAGCTCTTGTAGAGGAGAATGGGTTTGCCTGGGCAGTAGAAAGACTGAGTGATACTATCAGAAACTTAGAGAAAGGAGTTCTTGATGGAGTAAAGGAGGCATTGGCAACATATAACAAGACAGCAAGGCCAGGTGCTGCATTACTTCTTGGTGTGGCTGGGTCAACTCACTATGATGTTTATGGAACTGATCTTGGGTGGGGAAGGCCAGAAAAGGTAGAGATTACTTCCATAGATCAGAACGCAGCAATTTCTATGACAAAGTGCAAACATGGAAGTGGAGTCGAGTTTGCTTTAGTTTTGGAGAAGCATGAAATGGAGAAATTTATGTCTCTGTTTGTTGATGGTGTTCTTTAA